One genomic region from Agelaius phoeniceus isolate bAgePho1 chromosome 25, bAgePho1.hap1, whole genome shotgun sequence encodes:
- the LAMTOR5 gene encoding ragulator complex protein LAMTOR5: protein MEGTLEQHLEETMKSPAVVGVLCTDSQGLNLGCRGTLSDEHAGIISVLAQQAAKLTSDPTDTPVVCLESDSGNIMIQKHDSITVAVHKLLS from the exons ATGGAGGGAACGCTGGAACAGCATCTGGAGGAGAc CATGAAGAGCCCGGCCGTGGTGGGTGTGCTGTGCACCGACTCGCAGGGGCTCAACCTGGGCT GCAGGGGCACCCTGTCAGATGAGCATGCTGGCATCAtctcagtgctggcccagcaggcGGCCAAGCTCACCTCGGACCCCACGGACACGCCCGTGGTGTGCCTGGAGTCAGACAGCGG GAACATCATGATCCAGAAGCACGACAGCATCACCGTGGCCGTGCACAAGCTGCTGtcctga